In Spirochaetota bacterium, a genomic segment contains:
- a CDS encoding copper-translocating P-type ATPase codes for METEKKLRITGMSCAACSARIEKSLKKIEGVTGATVNLALETARITYDDAAVGEKEIVAAVEKAGYGAEIDGEKDETAVDLLITGMSCAACAARIEKALGKKDGVIEASVNLSTGKGRVRYDPLRIKSYEIVGEIRRAGYDAEKIEEDRPDRAAELRRAEMRKLGTLVAVSAALSAPLILSMILMMLDIHAPILHHPLLQLALATPVQFIVGWRFYRNAYLGLRGGSPGMDLLVALGTSAAYFYSVYNGFILAAVSGAAGDLYFEASAVVITLVLLGKFFEARAKGMTSDAIKKLMGLQPAEAVILRDGREIAVPAAEVAPGDTVVVKPGEKIPVDGKVIGGASSVDESMITGESVPVDKGPGDAVTGATINRFGTITFRAERVGRDTVLAQIIRTVEEAQAGKPPIQRFADRVAAVFVPSVLAVAAVTFAAWMIATGDARMAIVSAVAVLVIACPCALGLATPTAVMVGTGRGADLGILFKSGPALEAACRTRAVVLDKTGTITTGVLSVSDIVPAGTVTQEDLLRYAGIVEKRSEHPVGRAIYGRALESGEVPDPEEFIAEPGRGVRARFQGKDLLAGTPNYLAGSGIDTSCCGDIIAGLEGMGKTAVLIAVDGAAAGVVAVSDTIRDSSRRAIGDLAGMGIDVYMVTGDNRRTAEYIAAQAGIDAGRVIAGVLPAAKADAVRELQGRAGAVAMVGDGINDAPALAAADTGIAIGTGTDIAMESADITLMSGDLWGIVTAIRLSRRTIRKIRQNFFWAFVYNCVGIPFAASGMLSPVIAGAAMAMSSVSVVMNSLLLRRFR; via the coding sequence ATGGAAACAGAAAAGAAGCTCCGAATAACCGGCATGTCCTGTGCCGCCTGCTCCGCCCGGATCGAAAAGTCCCTCAAGAAAATAGAGGGCGTCACCGGCGCGACGGTCAACCTGGCCCTGGAAACGGCCAGGATAACCTACGATGACGCCGCGGTCGGGGAGAAGGAAATCGTCGCTGCCGTCGAGAAGGCCGGATACGGCGCGGAAATCGACGGGGAAAAAGATGAGACCGCGGTCGATCTTCTCATAACCGGCATGTCCTGCGCCGCCTGCGCTGCCCGCATAGAGAAGGCCCTTGGGAAAAAGGACGGTGTCATAGAAGCCTCCGTGAACCTGAGCACCGGGAAGGGCCGCGTGCGCTACGATCCCCTCAGGATCAAGTCATACGAAATAGTCGGCGAGATACGCAGGGCCGGATACGACGCGGAGAAGATCGAGGAGGACCGCCCGGACCGGGCCGCGGAGCTCCGGCGCGCGGAGATGCGGAAGCTCGGGACCCTCGTGGCTGTCTCCGCCGCGTTGAGCGCTCCGCTTATCCTTTCCATGATCCTCATGATGCTTGATATCCATGCGCCGATCCTTCATCACCCCCTGCTGCAGCTGGCCCTGGCGACGCCGGTGCAGTTCATCGTGGGATGGCGCTTTTACCGCAACGCCTACCTGGGCCTGCGCGGCGGCAGCCCCGGCATGGACCTCCTGGTGGCCCTCGGCACAAGCGCCGCCTATTTCTACAGCGTCTACAACGGCTTCATCCTTGCCGCGGTGTCGGGCGCGGCGGGGGACCTCTATTTCGAGGCTTCGGCCGTGGTCATAACCCTGGTCCTGCTGGGGAAATTCTTCGAGGCCCGCGCCAAGGGGATGACCTCCGATGCCATCAAGAAGCTGATGGGGCTCCAGCCCGCCGAAGCGGTGATCCTGAGGGACGGGCGGGAGATCGCTGTCCCTGCCGCGGAGGTCGCCCCGGGGGACACGGTGGTGGTAAAGCCTGGGGAGAAGATCCCGGTGGACGGGAAGGTCATCGGGGGCGCGTCCTCAGTGGACGAGAGCATGATAACCGGCGAAAGCGTTCCCGTGGACAAGGGCCCAGGCGACGCCGTCACCGGGGCCACCATCAACCGCTTCGGGACCATCACCTTCCGGGCGGAGCGCGTCGGCAGGGACACGGTCCTTGCCCAGATCATCCGCACCGTGGAGGAGGCCCAGGCGGGAAAGCCGCCGATCCAGCGCTTCGCGGACCGGGTCGCGGCCGTATTCGTGCCGTCGGTGCTGGCGGTGGCGGCCGTGACCTTTGCGGCATGGATGATCGCCACGGGGGACGCGCGGATGGCCATCGTGAGCGCCGTGGCGGTGCTGGTGATCGCCTGCCCCTGCGCCCTGGGGCTCGCCACGCCCACGGCGGTCATGGTGGGGACCGGCCGTGGCGCTGACCTGGGTATCCTCTTCAAGAGCGGCCCGGCCCTGGAGGCTGCCTGCCGCACCAGGGCCGTGGTGCTGGACAAGACCGGGACCATCACCACCGGCGTGCTGTCGGTATCCGATATCGTGCCGGCCGGGACCGTGACACAAGAGGACCTACTGCGTTACGCCGGCATCGTGGAAAAGAGATCGGAGCATCCCGTGGGCAGGGCCATATACGGCCGCGCCCTCGAGTCAGGGGAAGTGCCGGACCCGGAAGAGTTCATAGCCGAGCCGGGAAGGGGGGTCAGAGCACGTTTCCAGGGGAAAGACTTATTGGCGGGCACGCCGAACTACCTCGCCGGGAGCGGCATTGACACGTCCTGCTGCGGCGATATAATCGCGGGCCTGGAGGGCATGGGGAAGACCGCGGTCCTCATCGCGGTCGACGGAGCCGCCGCCGGCGTGGTTGCCGTGTCCGATACCATCAGGGATTCGTCGCGGCGCGCCATCGGGGACCTTGCGGGGATGGGGATCGACGTCTACATGGTCACCGGGGACAACCGGCGCACGGCCGAGTACATAGCGGCGCAGGCGGGCATCGACGCTGGCCGTGTCATAGCGGGAGTGCTCCCCGCTGCCAAGGCCGATGCCGTGCGGGAGCTCCAGGGCAGGGCCGGGGCAGTGGCCATGGTGGGGGACGGCATCAACGACGCGCCGGCCCTGGCCGCGGCCGATACCGGCATCGCCATCGGCACCGGAACGGACATCGCCATGGAGTCGGCGGACATCACCCTCATGAGCGGAGACCTCTGGGGAATCGTCACCGCCATCCGGCTTTCACGCCGCACCATCAGGAAGATCAGGCAGAATTTTTTCTGGGCCTTCGTTTACAACTGCGTCGGCATCCCCTTTGCGGCATCGGGGATGCTCTCTCCCGTCATAGCGGGCGCCGCCATGGCGATGAGCTCGGTCTCGGTGGTGATGAACTCGCTGCTGCTGAGGAGATTCAGGTAG